CCTTCCCGCGCCATTAGCGTCGTTGTCGCTAGCCGCTTTCTCCTCTTTCTGTCCCTTCGAAAGAGATAGATAGATGTTTGGCGTAATGCTTCTCTATCTTATCTCCCCCaggatacaaatattattttctattgatgAATGTATGAATAGATTGTATGTGTTGAGAAAAATGCAGTCACgcattggaaaaaaatatgtaacgactccatgttttttttgtaatacgatattgtatagaaaaattataaatattcaaatatacaaaaaaatattattattacagaatgcAGTGCAGTCAGAGTTGCATATGTACCCACTACTAGTACCAACGCTATGCCTACAACAACACAGATGACCACGCCATCAATGCTTCAAGAGCTGACTCCACCTCCACCGGCCTGTCCGGAGGCCTCCAGCCTCACTAACCCGTTGGGAAAACTACGAATTGCTATGAAAAATTCTACCTATTTGGATGCATTTCTTGTTTTCTTTAGCGACGAACATTTGGTACGAAATTCGATATTGTAATGAACGAGTCAAAAACGCTTTAACCCATCCGCTTTATTCCTTTTGTCTTCGGGCTTACCTCTTAATATATTCTGAAGTTTGCATGAACCTAATTTTAGCCAGTATATCAATCACATTTTagataaagttattaaatgcACTGTAAATGTGTAAACGCGTAATTCATTATCGTTTTGATCGGTTTAAAAATGATCTTAATGATAGGacatattgaataaaatctatttttaagtatcttttcttttacaattaaaaaatatacatagacACTATACCTATATTGATTTAATCTCTTTGCACAGACTATTGAACACaacacaaaaaagaaaaaaagtaataatacagAGATACAAcagcaattaataataaatagaagtaatttaacaaatctataattttttatagttaacaacgataaataaattgtcatttttattacctaatttaaataaaatgtagagtgAAGAACCGTCACCGGACGAGCGTCGTTTAGAGTACATAAGTGGGTGGGACGGTGCTGGAACAGCAGCGGTTTTAGCAGCTGGTGGGGCAGCCATATGGGTCCCAGCTGTTAACGTGCGTCGTGCCAAGATGTCGCTCTCATGTGCTTGGCTGGTGCTTGACGGAGACGATCCAAGCCAGCCAACAATTGCCGAATGGATTGGGGTATGTTATGTGTCTATATATTCCTCCTAAAGTCAGTCTTTTAACACCGTTTTAATTCGCTCATTCGTCTCTCTTCGTCAAACTGTTGCTGTTGCcgtctttttttttaaatcgtaatatgttacattagaaaaccgctgtggtttgtataaatgtagccatagcagtcttgttttGGAACGCgacaaatgtatataaaaattgtttttcgatttactttttatgtttatgaacGTAAGGCTATCGAATATGGGTGTTCCATTTATTAACCGCGGTATCAAATACCTCAACCATCTCCCGCCATAtacgttgtttgctctcgatGTACAGATTCGATTCGTGTTACCGCTCGGGTCTATACATCATGCTCAACTCTTTTTTTATGACATCACAATTAAATggtgtaaaataatttgtttgttgtCGACCCTGAGGTATATGATGTCTACATACATCACATACAATTAAATAGCTGTTAAATCTTTTACTGTTTCCAATTAAAGCGTTCTTGTAACCGTCCTATTACTTTCGTCAATTTAAACGTATAAAAAGcggaaaaatatagaaaatttgcATGGATTTTTTTGTGCTAAACGCATTTTACTTTGATAAAACAGTATATATACGTAACATACGTTTATTCATTAAGGGAACTGCTATTCGTAATGGTCGCGTTGGTGGTGATGTTCGTCTGACATCTTTTGGAGAATGGCAAGCCTTGTCCACAAGCCTACAGCGGGAGAACTTGCAGCTTGTACCTCAATCAACTTTGCTTGACCAATTATGGAACCAGGAGACTGATCCCATGTGGAAACGACCACAATTCACTAGAGTTGTGGCTATGTCTCACAATTCTGAGTTCACTGGTAAGGGTGTTTTACCTTTATGTAGGTATTGACTCAACATGAaaacagcgtaccaattctgaaAAGGCTAATCCATGGGTTGTgtaccacttaacatcaggcgagcctcttgcccgtttgcccctgttctatttaaaaaaatattaattacaaattgatataacACAATTATGTAtctattatgttaaaaaagtaGATACTTTTTCTCTCACTTAATAACCATTTTCTATAGAAACTCAGCTTCAAAAAACTactctaatattatatttattagtaggtACAACCTTACAACCACTATTGTGATCGCACAACACTTCTAAGGCAGGTTTATTGGTTTTGGTAATTGTTATGTACTAATTAACATTGTATCAGGCATGTCATGGCGAGAGAAGCTGTCATCAGTACGAAATGAGTTACAAGCGGTTGGAGCTGATGCTATGATCGTGACGGCTCTGGATGAAGTCGCCTGGCTCCTTAACCTCAGGGGCAAGGACCTTCCCTACGCCCCACTTCTAAAAGCCTTCGTTCTAGTCACCCATAGAGATGTAAGGATATACGTCCCTCCTGGGAAGCTCATGATGCCAGAACGAGATATGTTGGCTGCATATAATTGCTATCCTAATGTTGTTAATTGTACCaggtaaagtataaataaactaaaataaagtataaactaaaattacgAAGAACGATCCGTCTTTGTCAATGCCCAAAGACATTGTCTCTTGAATATGTCCCGGTGAAACTACCAGAATAATAAACCTAGCATGGAACATATGTTAGGCATTCAAAGCAGTTCTGAAAACGACTTTAAGTATATCAATAGGGGTATGAAGCGTTCCAATTTTCGgttgaaaattaaagaatGAGAAAACAACTGTCACTTACAACAATAACTGACTTCGTAACACACTCAAAATGGTGGAAGTGGGCCGGCCACTTTGCCCGCGTCCGTGATGTCAGATCAAAGACCATTACTTGGAATGGCACAGTAGGGAAAAATAGAGGACGCCCAAGATAGCGGGGAAATTACTATATCCCCGCGAAGATGAGAGACAAATGGAAGAATTTCAAGGAGGCCTTCAATCCGTCAGAGGTCAtgtacttatattaaatacaataatgacataaatttaatgtaatcctTATTATAGtacactatttttattttgtctaaaGTCTGTTGTCTAAAGCATatagattaatataattttttgctgcaattttaaaaacattatactaAATAACATATTGGGAGAGACTTTGTTTAGCAAGGGCTGGGTTTTgatgacatttaaattttcagcGTAAAAGACTATGAAACTGTATACTCCGATTTGCGGAAGGCAGTGGACCTGAACAAGATCCTAATACCGACAGGAGGGACGTTCCAAAGAGGAGCATCGGCAGCTATAACTCAGGCCATTACAGCCTCCAAAAGGCTCTTTCAACCCTCACCCATAATCTATCTAAAAGCTCAAAAGAACATGGCTGAAATCAAAGGAATGAAGAAAGCTCACTTAAGAGATGCGGTCGCGATGTGCACTGTATTGAATTATCTTGAAAAGAAGGTAGTTGATacattttatagaatatataaatttcgCGTCACGTTACGTGTCCGCTATAGACTCCTAAACTGCTTAAccgatttcaatcaaatttgtACATCGTGTGCAGTTTGATCTAACTTAGATAGGTTAAATGGGACAgcttacatatgtatataattctactgtacgtgcgtatgtcactgaactcctcttaaacggctggaccgatttgaatgtgttttttgtatgcgtttgggtggaGCCCtagatggtttagattcacaaatcagtccggcagatggcgctgtaGTCGGTACTgacatactttgtttaatatcataatcactgaaatataatatttttatcaccaCAATAAGTatcagttatttttaaatatgtactacTAGTGCTTCGTAAGTCAAACAAAATGAGgctaatgttttttaattaatctttttaGGGTAAATCAAACCTCAATGAATTATTAGTGGGTGAGAAGATAGATGCTACACGAGCCACTCAGGCTGGCTACAGAGGTCTATCCATGAGGACTCGAGTGGCTTTCGGACCAAACGCTGCCGAACCAGAGTACCAAGCTACGAATGCTACAAATAGACGAATTTTCTCCAACTCTACGCTTATTATACAGTCAGGAGGACAGTATGATGGTATGttagataaaatatgattatgtataaatgttaCTAAATAAGCAGGCgcttattattctaaataaactGTCAAAATCAAATTCACTTGCAATTCACGTATATTAGGTAATTATAAGGTCACAGGAGGCCTAAAATTACGACTTAATAAGTCAACCCTAATGCTACTAAACTTtacttgtatttattgttgtaatatACGTAActgtaaaaagaaaaataaccaCAAAATATGTTGGTAAGCGCAATCCTAGAAGACGGCTGGACCAAATTAAGTAGGTATGTTTTTTGAACCTATTAGTATTTTCCCTTTCCTTGAACTTTAAGGAAGAAGATAAGAACTCTTTATTgcaacaaaaaattattaattattacgtcATTTATAACTAATGAAGGTTTGCATGTATATAATGGAAACTTTTACCCGCTAAGGGGTTTCGATTGTACTAAATTTAGCTaagatatagaaaataatgtataaaatgtaaaaaatctaagctgtatattatatttgttgtcATGATTGGAAATTATACGGgcttcattattataattatcgcATTTTCGCGTCAAAAAGTTCTCCTGGAAGgtaattataaactaatagactatgtaaaaaaacatattaggtCGTAACGAAGTATACAAAGGCAGCTAGTGTATAATTAAGGTTCCAAatgaaatactttattttactctattatttttatttatttatattgatttctttaatataattaatgattacAGAAGGTACTACAGTCGTCACACGGACTCTTCACTACGGAACACCAAGTCGTGATGAAAGACGAGCTTATACTATGGTGCTACGGTCCTTGGCGGCTTTTGCAACTCTACAGGCGCCGTCAACGCTTCCTGCAGCTCATGCAGACCCAGTAGCTAGGGCTCCGTTGTGGTCGTTTCGCCAGGATTATTTACTACCTACGGGACATGGAGTTGGAGCCGCATTAAATAGAAGAGAaggtataaataatagtaaagttgtaatgtaatatacgtaaattatatttatcaaatacaaaaaatacacaaattatatttatcaaaaaaaaaaaaaattcgacGTATCTatggtttttaataaacaacttTAGTAAAGACAATTGTAATGATTGCATTACAACCAACATGGAGTGTATGAAATTTTTTCGattgatgaaattttaaatcttagaaataactgtttaatatatgtttcaGATCCAGTAGTTATAGATTACAGACAGGACACAAACCTCCACACGTTTCGCGAAGGCTACTTCGTTACTAACGGTGAGTTGTTAAAACGAACAGTTTTTACAATCCAAAAATAACGTGTGGTTACGAAGTAAGTGTAAGATGATATACATACTGAAATAAAACCCaacacattttgtttaatatatatgaataatacgTAAGTTtaatacaatctaaaaatacattcaCGCATACTTAACAtatacaagtttttttattggaataatatttgtaacatttaaatataaagaaagtatttttacctacattattgttcatcaatataaagtatttcttTACCAAcagtcatattaaaaataatatgatgaaaattaaaacaaattttaaaagtttgataCCTGTGGAAGTGTACCtgtaatgctggcagcatttcctcgatGTATGGCGACTCATTCGTTGAGTGAGAAGCAGCAGCTCAtaggtactatctaccaggcgccaacttaaatctttaattagcactTGAACTCCACACCCACCAAGGGTCTACTctaaagg
This is a stretch of genomic DNA from Pieris brassicae chromosome 1, ilPieBrab1.1, whole genome shotgun sequence. It encodes these proteins:
- the LOC123720274 gene encoding xaa-Pro aminopeptidase ApepP-like, with the protein product MNIIVLLAVFCAECSAVRVAYVPTTSTNAMPTTTQMTTPSMLQELTPPPPACPEASSLTNPLGKLRIAMKNSTYLDAFLVFFSDEHLSEEPSPDERRLEYISGWDGAGTAAVLAAGGAAIWVPAVNVRRAKMSLSCAWLVLDGDDPSQPTIAEWIGGTAIRNGRVGGDVRLTSFGEWQALSTSLQRENLQLVPQSTLLDQLWNQETDPMWKRPQFTRVVAMSHNSEFTGMSWREKLSSVRNELQAVGADAMIVTALDEVAWLLNLRGKDLPYAPLLKAFVLVTHRDVRIYVPPGKLMMPERDMLAAYNCYPNVVNCTSVKDYETVYSDLRKAVDLNKILIPTGGTFQRGASAAITQAITASKRLFQPSPIIYLKAQKNMAEIKGMKKAHLRDAVAMCTVLNYLEKKGKSNLNELLVGEKIDATRATQAGYRGLSMRTRVAFGPNAAEPEYQATNATNRRIFSNSTLIIQSGGQYDEGTTVVTRTLHYGTPSRDERRAYTMVLRSLAAFATLQAPSTLPAAHADPVARAPLWSFRQDYLLPTGHGVGAALNRREDPVVIDYRQDTNLHTFREGYFVTNEPAWHDPRKFGIKLSNVLEVVQRSSGYLGFKETTLLPYEPKLIDRNLLTDYEINWLNAYNKRIRETVGPELTAQGLTDVYYWVMNKTIEIELPSKNKKASNSAIIHQ